A portion of the Thiohalorhabdus denitrificans genome contains these proteins:
- a CDS encoding efflux RND transporter permease subunit produces the protein MIGRIVQWSLQFRLFVLVGAALLMGWGVYESMRSPVDVFPELTAPRVTVVTEAHDMAPREVERLVTHPVETALNGSAGVRRIRSSTGVGISVVTVEFEWGTDIYRARQVVSEKLQGVREALPPGAGQPTLAPVTSVMGEVMFLAVTGEADPMALRTAADWTVRRRLLAVPGVAQVIPIGGDVKQYQVQVQPERLAAHGVGLNRVVEAVGDTNRNVSAGFYVDSGRELLIHGLGRVSDPDDIGNTVVASRDGHPIKVRDLAEVTVGAAPVRGTGSRNGEPAVVLGVQKQPGVNTLALTERLDAEIEALRTDLPEGVNLKTDLFRQADFIHTAVDNLLEALRDGAILVVAVVLLFLVSLRAGLVSLVAIPLSLVAAVLALRGLGGTLNTMTLGGLAIAIGAVVDDAIIVVENIVRRQRENTARPEGERRPAIRVVGDATREIQGSIVFATFIIILVFTPLFFLPGIEGRFMGPLGFAYIVALAASLLVAITVTPALASVTLPFSRTVKRGSEPRMVERTKRAFAPLLDATLHRWRALTAASLLVLAGAGAALTWAGQSFLPEFNEGSLTVSVVTRPGTALEESDRLGGMVEAILLEHPEVTSTARRTGRAELDPHAQAVYASEIDVSLDLGDRPKADLLADLRQELKAVPGTNVVIGQPLSHRIDHMLSGTRANIAVKLFGPELDRLRDLAKEVQGVMEGVPGVVDLARQPRAQIPFLTVDYDRDAIARHGLTTGEVGRAVRTAFTGTTVSRVLQGQQAFDLVVRLPPSAKGDRDAIGEAPITTADGTQVPLHALADIRETRGPNSILREDVARKMIVIANVSESDLVGVVREAQDAVAAQVELPPGYRIEYGGQFQAAQESTRALLWMGAVVLAGIFLLLYVAFDSARDAALVMVNLPLALIGGIAGLFAAGGVISVATLIGFIALFGIATRNGVMLVSHIHTLRGQEGEGPLEAVRRATLERLVPILMTALSAGLGLLPLALSAGQPGSEIQAPMAMVILFGLLSSTVLNMVVLPALYLRFGAAGRQSREERV, from the coding sequence ATGATTGGCCGAATCGTCCAATGGTCCCTGCAGTTCCGGCTGTTCGTGCTGGTGGGGGCCGCCCTGCTCATGGGGTGGGGGGTCTACGAGTCCATGCGCAGCCCCGTGGACGTCTTCCCCGAGCTCACCGCCCCCCGGGTTACCGTGGTCACCGAGGCCCACGACATGGCGCCCCGCGAGGTGGAGCGCCTGGTCACCCATCCGGTGGAGACGGCCTTGAACGGCTCGGCGGGGGTGCGCCGCATCCGCTCCTCCACCGGCGTGGGGATCTCGGTGGTGACCGTGGAGTTCGAGTGGGGCACGGACATCTACCGGGCGCGCCAAGTGGTGTCCGAAAAGCTGCAGGGGGTGCGCGAGGCATTGCCGCCGGGGGCAGGGCAGCCCACCCTGGCGCCGGTGACCTCGGTGATGGGCGAGGTAATGTTCCTGGCGGTGACCGGCGAGGCCGACCCCATGGCCTTGCGCACGGCCGCCGACTGGACGGTGCGCCGGCGTCTGCTGGCGGTGCCGGGCGTGGCCCAGGTGATCCCCATCGGTGGCGACGTCAAGCAGTACCAGGTGCAGGTGCAGCCCGAGCGGCTGGCCGCCCACGGCGTGGGCCTGAACCGGGTGGTCGAGGCGGTTGGCGACACCAACCGCAACGTCTCCGCCGGCTTCTACGTGGACAGCGGTCGCGAGCTTCTGATCCACGGCCTGGGCCGGGTGTCTGACCCCGACGACATCGGCAACACGGTGGTGGCCAGCCGCGACGGCCACCCCATCAAGGTCCGCGATCTGGCCGAGGTGACCGTCGGTGCTGCCCCGGTACGCGGCACCGGCTCTCGCAACGGCGAGCCGGCGGTGGTCCTGGGCGTCCAGAAGCAGCCGGGGGTGAACACCCTGGCCCTTACCGAGCGACTCGATGCGGAGATCGAGGCGCTGCGCACCGACCTGCCGGAAGGGGTGAACCTCAAGACCGATCTGTTCCGCCAGGCGGATTTCATCCACACCGCGGTGGACAACCTGCTGGAGGCGCTGCGCGACGGCGCCATCCTGGTGGTGGCGGTGGTCCTGCTGTTCCTGGTCAGCCTGCGCGCCGGGCTGGTGAGCCTGGTGGCCATCCCGCTGTCCCTGGTGGCGGCGGTGCTCGCCCTGCGCGGGCTGGGCGGCACCCTCAACACCATGACCCTGGGCGGCCTGGCCATCGCCATCGGCGCGGTGGTGGACGACGCCATCATCGTGGTGGAGAACATCGTCCGCCGCCAGCGGGAGAACACCGCCCGCCCGGAGGGCGAGCGCCGGCCCGCCATCCGGGTGGTGGGGGACGCCACGCGCGAGATCCAGGGCTCCATCGTCTTCGCCACCTTCATCATTATCCTGGTGTTCACCCCGCTGTTCTTCCTGCCCGGCATCGAGGGCCGCTTCATGGGGCCGCTGGGCTTCGCCTACATCGTGGCCCTGGCCGCATCCCTGCTGGTGGCGATCACCGTGACGCCCGCCCTGGCCAGCGTCACTCTGCCGTTCTCCCGGACCGTGAAGCGCGGCTCGGAGCCGCGCATGGTGGAGCGCACCAAGCGGGCCTTCGCCCCGCTCCTCGATGCCACCCTGCATCGCTGGCGGGCGCTGACCGCCGCTTCCCTGCTGGTGCTCGCCGGGGCCGGGGCGGCCCTGACCTGGGCCGGGCAGTCCTTCCTGCCGGAGTTCAACGAGGGCTCGCTCACCGTCAGCGTGGTGACCCGGCCGGGCACCGCGCTGGAGGAATCGGACCGGCTCGGCGGCATGGTGGAGGCCATCCTCCTGGAGCACCCGGAGGTGACCTCCACCGCGCGGCGCACAGGCCGGGCGGAGCTGGACCCCCACGCCCAAGCGGTGTACGCCAGCGAGATCGACGTCTCCCTGGATCTGGGCGACCGCCCCAAGGCGGATCTGCTGGCCGACCTGCGCCAGGAGCTGAAGGCGGTGCCGGGGACCAACGTGGTCATCGGCCAGCCTCTGTCCCACCGCATCGACCACATGCTCTCCGGGACCCGGGCCAACATCGCCGTGAAGCTGTTCGGGCCCGAGCTGGACCGGCTGCGGGACCTGGCCAAGGAGGTGCAGGGCGTCATGGAAGGGGTGCCAGGGGTGGTGGACCTGGCGCGCCAGCCGCGCGCGCAGATCCCCTTCCTCACCGTGGACTACGACCGCGACGCCATCGCCCGCCACGGCCTGACCACGGGCGAGGTGGGCCGGGCGGTGCGCACCGCCTTCACCGGCACCACCGTGTCGCGGGTGCTCCAAGGCCAGCAGGCCTTCGACCTGGTGGTGCGTCTGCCGCCGTCCGCCAAGGGCGACCGCGACGCCATCGGCGAGGCGCCCATCACCACCGCCGACGGCACCCAGGTGCCCCTACACGCCCTCGCCGACATCCGCGAGACGCGCGGGCCGAACTCCATCCTGCGGGAGGACGTGGCGCGCAAGATGATCGTCATCGCCAATGTCTCCGAATCCGATCTGGTGGGCGTGGTGCGCGAGGCCCAGGATGCCGTGGCAGCCCAAGTGGAGCTGCCCCCCGGCTACCGCATCGAGTACGGCGGTCAGTTCCAGGCGGCCCAGGAGTCCACCCGTGCCCTGCTGTGGATGGGGGCGGTGGTGCTGGCGGGAATCTTCCTGCTGCTCTATGTGGCCTTCGACTCGGCGCGCGACGCCGCGCTGGTCATGGTCAACCTGCCGCTGGCCCTGATCGGCGGCATCGCGGGACTGTTCGCGGCCGGCGGGGTAATCTCGGTGGCCACCCTGATCGGCTTCATCGCCCTGTTCGGCATCGCCACGCGCAACGGCGTCATGCTGGTGAGCCACATCCACACCCTGCGCGGGCAGGAGGGCGAGGGCCCGCTGGAGGCGGTGCGCCGCGCCACCCTGGAGCGGCTGGTGCCGATCCTGATGACCGCCCTGTCCGCCGGCCTGGGGCTGCTCCCTCTGGCCTTAAGCGCCGGCCAGCCCGGCAGCGAGATCCAGGCGCCCATGGCCATGGTGATCCTGTTCGGGCTGCTGTCCTCCACCGTGCTTAACATGGTGGTGCTGCCGGCGCTGTACCTTCGCTTCGGGGCGGCGGGTCGGCAATCCCGGGAAGAGCGGGTCTGA
- a CDS encoding efflux RND transporter periplasmic adaptor subunit: MTTTSMRIGMPTGMAMTTERFVRRLGILLPGLLAVLLAACDGDSGHSHGGEEGGHDHAAEDGGAAVPERPSRVVTRFNDATELFVEYPVLVAGKTSRLAAHLTWLDGYKPVDSGRLTVTLNRDGKMVAGFRVGRPTRDGLYTPEVKPREPGVFTMVLTWEEGDRRTVHRLEGVRVHASRAEVPEDQSGSEEGEITFLKEQQWRLPFGTAVATKRRLRATVPATGTLRAAPSGDRRVTAPVPGRLEAPEGGFPEAGQQVAAGEVLARIVPRLGTGTDLATLRLAVTEAESEFRMARRERRRLEGLLAKDAVSERRVAEARSRARVARARLEAARQRLAAYQPEKGEGDGPAGVPVLAGAEGRVAELRATPGTSVREGDDLMRVVDRRRLWLVARVPEAEASRLPQPTGAWVTPTGQSRALKVDTAAGARLLSAGQTVDPATRTVPVTFALPNPGDLRAGTSAAVRVWTGEATKALAVPKAAVQREAGEAVVYVQAGGESFARRPVTLGMQDGDYVAVTSGLAPGERVVTQGSYLVRLAATGDTGAGHGHAH, from the coding sequence AAGGCGGTCACGACCACGCCGCCGAGGACGGAGGCGCGGCGGTCCCCGAACGGCCCAGCCGGGTGGTGACCCGATTCAACGACGCCACCGAGCTGTTCGTGGAGTATCCGGTGCTGGTGGCCGGCAAGACCTCCCGCTTGGCCGCCCATCTCACCTGGCTGGACGGCTACAAGCCGGTGGATTCGGGCCGGCTCACCGTCACCCTGAACCGCGACGGAAAGATGGTTGCCGGCTTCCGGGTGGGGAGGCCCACCCGGGACGGCCTGTACACCCCGGAGGTCAAGCCCCGCGAGCCGGGGGTCTTCACCATGGTCCTGACCTGGGAGGAGGGCGACCGGCGCACCGTGCACCGGCTGGAGGGCGTCCGGGTCCATGCCAGCCGCGCCGAGGTGCCCGAGGACCAGTCTGGGAGCGAAGAGGGGGAAATCACCTTCCTCAAGGAGCAGCAGTGGCGGCTGCCCTTCGGCACGGCGGTGGCCACCAAGCGCCGCCTGCGTGCCACGGTGCCGGCCACCGGCACCCTGCGGGCGGCCCCGAGCGGCGACCGCAGGGTTACCGCCCCGGTCCCTGGGCGGCTGGAGGCCCCGGAGGGGGGCTTCCCCGAGGCCGGGCAGCAGGTGGCTGCCGGGGAGGTGCTGGCCCGCATCGTGCCGCGCCTGGGCACCGGGACGGACCTGGCCACCCTGCGCCTGGCGGTGACCGAAGCCGAGTCCGAATTCCGCATGGCCCGCCGCGAACGGCGGCGCCTGGAGGGACTGCTGGCCAAAGACGCCGTGTCCGAGCGCCGGGTGGCCGAGGCCCGCTCCCGGGCTCGGGTGGCCCGCGCCCGGCTGGAGGCGGCCCGCCAGCGCTTGGCCGCCTACCAGCCGGAAAAGGGGGAGGGCGACGGGCCTGCCGGGGTGCCGGTGCTCGCCGGGGCCGAGGGCCGGGTCGCCGAGCTGCGCGCTACGCCGGGTACCTCTGTGCGGGAGGGGGACGACCTGATGCGGGTGGTGGACCGCCGCCGGTTGTGGCTGGTGGCCCGGGTCCCGGAGGCGGAAGCGAGCCGGCTACCCCAGCCCACCGGGGCCTGGGTCACGCCCACGGGGCAATCACGGGCCCTCAAGGTGGATACCGCCGCCGGCGCCCGCCTGCTTTCCGCCGGCCAGACGGTGGATCCGGCCACCCGCACCGTGCCCGTCACCTTCGCCCTACCCAACCCCGGCGACCTGCGCGCCGGCACCAGCGCCGCGGTGCGGGTCTGGACCGGAGAGGCCACCAAGGCCCTGGCCGTACCGAAGGCGGCGGTGCAGCGGGAGGCCGGGGAGGCGGTGGTCTACGTCCAGGCCGGCGGCGAATCCTTCGCCCGCCGCCCGGTGACCCTGGGCATGCAGGACGGGGATTACGTGGCGGTAACCAGCGGCTTGGCGCCCGGCGAGCGGGTGGTGACCCAGGGCAGCTACCTGGTCCGATTGGCCGCAACCGGCGATACCGGCGCTGGCCACGGGCATGCGCACTAG